Genomic segment of Dehalogenimonas alkenigignens:
CCCATATTTGCTTCACAGATAGCGGCATCTGCGTCTTCGATTGTATTGAGTTTAACGACCGCTTCCGCCACGGCGATACCGCCTCAGAGGTAGCCTTTCTGGCCATGGACCTGGATCGAGCCGGCCGGGCCGATCTGCGGCAGGCTTTTGTCTTCGAATACCTGAAACAGAGCGGCGACACCGGGTTGTGCCACCTTCTCCGCTTCTACCAGTCCTACCGCGCCCACGTACGGGCTAAGGTGGCCTGCTTCAAACTGGATGACCCATTCGTACCCGCCGCGGAGAAAGCCGTCGAGTTGGACAAAGCCCGCGGCTATTTCGACCTGGCTGTGTCTTACACCCGCCACGGGCCGCGCCTGTTCATCACCTCCGGAGTCACCGGCTGCGGCAAGTCGGCTGTCGCCACCGAGTTAGCCCGCAGGCAAGGGCTGTGGTACATCTCCTCCGACATCACCCGTAAAAAGCTGGCCGGCCTGCCGGCGGCTGAACCGGCAGGCGATGCCATCGGCCGCGGCTTGTACTCGCCGGAGATGACTGAAAAGACTTACGCCTCTATGATGGCCGAAGCTGATGCCGCGCTGGCCATGTGGCACGGCGTCATAATTGACGCCACCTTCCTGCGGCGGGCAGACCGCGACAAGGCAGCCGCGCTGGCAGCCAAACACCATGCCGAATACGTCGTCCTCGACTGCCAATTGCCGGAAGACGAACTTAAAAAACGCTTGGAGCGGCGGCAAACGGAGGTGACGGTTTCCGACGGCACCTGGGAGATCTATCTCAGCCAGAAAACCAAAATGGAGCCGGTTACGGAGATACCGGAGAGCCTGAATCATGTTATAATTAATGGGTTGCGCCCAGTAGCCGAAAACGTCCGGCAGATCATCGATTACCTGCCTGACGCCCCTAGTCCGGAATAATATTAAGGCTGCTGGACGTCGGGGTTTCCCCAAGTCTGTTAGAAAGGCCGAACATGCCACAACCTTCCGACATTAAGGACCCTGCGCTCGCCGCTCTGGGTAAAGAACGCATCGCCTGGGCGGGGAGAGAGATGCCCGTCCTGAAACTCATTTCCGAGCGTTTCCAGAAAGAAAAACCCTTGCGCGGCATCCGCATCGCCGCCTGTCTCCACGTCACTTCGGAAACGGCTAACCTGGCCCATACCCTTAAGGCCGGCGGCGCCGCATTGGTGCTGTGCGGCTCCAATCCGCTGTCAACCCAGGACGACGTAGCGGCGGCGCTTGCCGCCGACGGCATCTCCACCCACGCTATTAAAGGCGAGGATGATGGGACTTATTATAAGCACATCATGTCGGCGCTTGACATTAAACCGCAGCTCACCGTCGATGACGGC
This window contains:
- a CDS encoding AAA family ATPase; the encoded protein is MSQLPEVIAALLNPAHYPDDAPAEVKLVQTQMSFVLLTGKHAYKIRKPVNLGYVDYTALEKRRLFSEKEVVLNRRMCPDAYLGVVPVTNQDGQISLSGSGEVVDYAVKMRQLPESGMMDRRLRDWTLDAAMIEAVAGKVAAFHAAAGTGGEIDKFGSLDSIRRNIDENFEQTRPYIGRALSQKQFDRLKTFFASFLKGHAGIFARRVIEGRIRDCHGDLHAAHICFTDSGICVFDCIEFNDRFRHGDTASEVAFLAMDLDRAGRADLRQAFVFEYLKQSGDTGLCHLLRFYQSYRAHVRAKVACFKLDDPFVPAAEKAVELDKARGYFDLAVSYTRHGPRLFITSGVTGCGKSAVATELARRQGLWYISSDITRKKLAGLPAAEPAGDAIGRGLYSPEMTEKTYASMMAEADAALAMWHGVIIDATFLRRADRDKAAALAAKHHAEYVVLDCQLPEDELKKRLERRQTEVTVSDGTWEIYLSQKTKMEPVTEIPESLNHVIINGLRPVAENVRQIIDYLPDAPSPE